The region AGCCGGTGTCGGCATCGGCGATCACCGGCACCTTTACGGCGTTGGCGAAGGCGCGGCCGCGGCCGACCATCTCGTTCATGCCGAGCAGGCCGATGTCGGGCGCGCCCAGCAGGCTGGCGGAGAGACCGTTGCCGGTCATGTAGACGGCTTCGAAACCGGCCTGCTCATAGATGCGCGCGCCGAGCGCGTCGTGGCAACCGGGCGCCACCACGATGCCCGGCCGGCGCAGGCGCTGGGCCAGCGTGAGCGCCGGCGCTGCGTCTTGTGCCGCATCTTGTTTCTCCGCTGGTGTCGCCACCTGTATCGCGTTCTGTATCGCGTTCTGTGTCATGTCGCTTCCTGCAAAAAAGTTGCGCCGCCGGTGACGGCGGCGCAGTGTGTCCGGACCTGTGCCGCGTTATTCAAGCGCGCGATCGTTCCTGATCTTGAGCGTCGCACACAGCACGAAACCGATCATCGGACTGACCGCCAGCACCAGCAGGGCAGTGGAAAAACTATGCGTGGTTTCGCGGATCCAGCCCACCAGATACGGACCGATGAAGCCGCCGATCTGTGCAAAGCCGTTGATCATGGCGATGCCGCCGGCAGCCGCAGCGCCGGTCAGGAATTGCGTCGGCAATGTCCAGAACACGCCCAGCGTCGCCCACAAACCCATCGCGGCGATGCAGATCAGCACCAGGCCCAGCACCGGCGACGGCACCAGTGCGCTGGCCGCCAGGAAGACGCCGCCGAACAGGCCGGCGCAGGCGGTGTGCATCTTGCGCTCGCCGGTACGATCGGAACTGCGCGCCACCAGCACCAGGCCGACGGCGGCGCAGATGAACGGAATCGCCGACACGATGCCGGTCTGGAAATTGTTCAGGCCGCCCAGGCTCTTGACGATCTGCGGCAGCCACAGCACCACGCCATAAATCGCCACGGCGTTGAACATGTAGATCAGCGTCAGGATCCACATGCGCTTGTCGCGGAAGATCTCGCGGAATTCATGCTGCGCATGCACGGCATTTTTTTCCTGCTCGGCGGCCAGCGTGGTGGTCAGCCAGTGACGCTCTTCCTGGTTGAGCCAGTTGCCTTGTTCAGGACGGTCGACCAGATAGAAGAAGGTGACCACGCCCATGATGACGGCCGGCACGCCTTCCAGAATGAACATCCATTGCCAGCCTGCCAGCCCGAACCAGCCGTGCGTGGAACTGAGCAGGTAGCCCGACAGCGGTGCGCCGACCACCGACGACAGCACGGTCGCCAGCATGAAACCGGCGACGGCTTTGCCGCGTTCCTTCTTCGGGAACCAGTAGGTCAGGTACAGCAGCACGCCCGGCGCGAAACCGGCTTCGGCCAGACCCAGCAGGAAGCGCAGCGCATAGAAGCTCCATTCGCCCTGGATCGACGCCATGGCGCAGCCGACGATGCCCCAGGTGACCATGATGCGGGCAATCCAGATGCGCGGACCGACCTTGTGCAGGATCATGTTGCTGGGGATTTCAAAGGCGATGTAGCCGAGGAAGAAAATTCCCGCCCCGAGACCGTAGACCTTGGCGCTCAGTCCGAGGTCGGCGTTCATTGTCAGCGCGGCGAAACCGACGTTGACGCGATCGAGGTAGTTGATCATGAACAGGAAGAAGCAGTACCAGACGATCTTGCGATGCAGCTTGCCGATGACGCGCTTGCCGATCTCGGTGCCGGCGTCCAGCGCGCCGGCCGATGCTACGTTGGCGTGAGCCATGTTGTCTCCTTTGGATGAGGTCTGTTATCAGAACGGCATGTCGAGATGCCGCCTGCCCCCGGCGCTGTGCTTGTTCTTGCCCGCGGGGAAGCCAGATTATAGCGAGATAACGATTGGAAGGTAGAAAGGTCTTACCAATCCGAATGAGAGGGGACTGGGGAATGCCGGACCGGCACAAATTTAAACAGTTAGCCCACAGATAGATATACCTGCGCCGCCTTTGCCGGCCTAGAATGCCGGGCACCACAACAAGAAAACCCTCGCGATGCCGAGCAACAAGATTCTGTTTGCCGCCACGATCGCCATGCTGATCTGGCTGGCCGCCTACCTCCGTCCGGAATTCGGTTTCTGATTCCGTGCAGTTCTGTTTTCAGGGCGGCAATTGCCGCAACGGGAAACGCATGACGAACATGGCCCCGCCCAGTTCGCTGCTGCCGACGCGGATGCTGCCGCCGTGGCGCGCGACGATTTTTTTCACGATCGACAAACCGAGGCCGTAGCCGCCGGTAGCGCGATCGCGGCTCTGGTCGAGCCGGTAAAAGGATTCGAATACGCGCTCGCGCTCGGCTTCCGGAATGCCGGCGCCGTCATCTTCCACCACCAGCGTCCACGCATCCGGCGCCGCCGGCTCGGCACGCACGCGGATGACAGAATTCGCATGCTGCGCGGCGTTGCGCACCAGGTTGGAATAGGCGCGCGCCAGGGTGCGCGCCTCGGTGACCACGGTCGCAAGTTGCGCGTCGACGCTGCAGCGCAACTCCAGCTTGCCCACAGCCAGGGCTTCGGCCGTAAGCCCGCAGGTATCGCGCAGGAATTCCGGCAAAGCCACGGTCTCGGTGAAGACGCCTTGACGGTCATGTTCCAGCATGCCCAGCGTGAGCAATTCGGCGACCAGCGCCTCAAGTTCCTCGACGTCCTTGCGCAGGCCGAGGATGCGATTTTCGGTAGCGGAATCCTGCGCATGGTGTTGCAGGATATCGAGCCCGAATTCGAGCCGCGACAACGGCGTGCGCAAT is a window of Herbaspirillum hiltneri N3 DNA encoding:
- a CDS encoding MFS transporter, whose amino-acid sequence is MAHANVASAGALDAGTEIGKRVIGKLHRKIVWYCFFLFMINYLDRVNVGFAALTMNADLGLSAKVYGLGAGIFFLGYIAFEIPSNMILHKVGPRIWIARIMVTWGIVGCAMASIQGEWSFYALRFLLGLAEAGFAPGVLLYLTYWFPKKERGKAVAGFMLATVLSSVVGAPLSGYLLSSTHGWFGLAGWQWMFILEGVPAVIMGVVTFFYLVDRPEQGNWLNQEERHWLTTTLAAEQEKNAVHAQHEFREIFRDKRMWILTLIYMFNAVAIYGVVLWLPQIVKSLGGLNNFQTGIVSAIPFICAAVGLVLVARSSDRTGERKMHTACAGLFGGVFLAASALVPSPVLGLVLICIAAMGLWATLGVFWTLPTQFLTGAAAAGGIAMINGFAQIGGFIGPYLVGWIRETTHSFSTALLVLAVSPMIGFVLCATLKIRNDRALE